One Mycobacterium sp. SMC-4 DNA window includes the following coding sequences:
- a CDS encoding TetR/AcrR family transcriptional regulator, translating to MFVPEDSGSLRERKKAQTRLAIRRAAFRLFEQHGYANTTVEQIAEAAEVSPRTFYRYFGVKEAVLISDDHVSPVVAAFAAAPKELSTVAAYRHAIHTVFGGLSAEEREDAIIGQRLLYQVPEAYGLIYAEYIRLIDLLADVLADRLGPDVDEFERRMIAGALVGVIIATAHDNPLPEGDYFRALTLLDEHLS from the coding sequence GTGTTCGTGCCCGAGGACTCCGGCAGTTTGCGCGAACGGAAGAAGGCGCAGACCCGGCTGGCCATCCGCCGAGCCGCGTTCCGGCTGTTCGAGCAGCATGGCTATGCGAACACGACCGTCGAGCAGATCGCGGAGGCCGCCGAGGTCTCGCCGCGCACGTTCTACCGGTATTTCGGCGTCAAGGAAGCTGTCCTGATCTCCGATGACCATGTGTCGCCCGTTGTCGCCGCATTCGCCGCGGCTCCGAAGGAGTTGTCAACGGTGGCGGCCTATCGCCACGCGATCCACACAGTGTTCGGCGGCCTGTCCGCCGAGGAACGCGAGGACGCGATCATTGGCCAGCGGCTGCTGTATCAGGTGCCCGAGGCCTACGGTCTGATCTACGCCGAGTACATCCGACTGATCGACCTGCTCGCCGACGTCCTGGCGGATCGTCTCGGGCCGGACGTCGACGAATTCGAACGACGGATGATCGCCGGTGCGCTGGTCGGTGTCATCATCGCCACCGCGCACGACAACCCCTTGCCGGAGGGGGACTACTTCAGGGCGCTGACGCTACTGGACGAGCACTTGTCGTAG
- a CDS encoding YceI family protein, giving the protein MDQSHGELLVATGVTGPAAKMGHRLTIEMGSWRARLRFDADRPAEVDVTVDVDSLQVLRGEGGLKGLSGPEKVLARSNALGTLDAKRHPHIRFHADDIDAIDDGYRLAGTLEIHGTAREQTVDVHVADLGDTWRMSCEVPVRQSVFGVKPYSMMMGAMKVVDDVTVTFGADRVKD; this is encoded by the coding sequence ATGGACCAGTCGCACGGTGAACTGTTGGTGGCCACCGGCGTCACCGGCCCGGCAGCGAAGATGGGGCACCGACTCACCATCGAGATGGGGTCGTGGCGCGCGCGGCTGCGATTCGACGCCGACCGGCCCGCCGAGGTCGACGTCACCGTCGACGTCGATTCGCTGCAGGTGCTGCGTGGCGAGGGCGGTCTGAAGGGGCTCTCCGGGCCGGAGAAGGTCCTGGCCCGGTCCAACGCGCTCGGCACCCTCGACGCCAAGCGTCACCCCCACATCCGGTTCCACGCCGACGATATCGACGCGATCGACGACGGATACCGGTTGGCTGGAACGCTGGAGATCCACGGCACCGCGCGCGAGCAGACGGTGGACGTGCACGTCGCGGATCTGGGGGACACCTGGCGGATGTCCTGCGAGGTTCCGGTGCGGCAGTCGGTGTTCGGGGTCAAGCCGTATTCGATGATGATGGGCGCGATGAAGGTCGTCGACGACGTGACGGTGACATTCGGCGCCGACCGGGTTAAGGACTGA
- a CDS encoding TetR/AcrR family transcriptional regulator, whose product MAERLASGRHQLSRQEVAAHQKQRLFTALATVMAQNGYSHTTVDDLIKAAGVSKATFYQHFTSKQDCFMAAFARSQQRVVAAMHASPTTGTPMERFEVMLDRYLNFIALDPLRSRLFLVEVYAAGPEAMRRRVELQQEFVKAAAKVFNARSAADRFACQALVSAISALVTNALADGDAAAVTALKKPLLGFASKAMNQQ is encoded by the coding sequence ATGGCCGAGCGACTCGCATCTGGGCGACACCAGCTCTCCCGGCAAGAAGTCGCCGCGCACCAGAAGCAGCGGTTGTTCACGGCCCTTGCGACGGTGATGGCGCAGAACGGCTACAGCCACACCACGGTCGACGATCTCATCAAAGCCGCCGGCGTTTCCAAAGCGACCTTCTACCAGCACTTCACCTCCAAGCAGGACTGCTTCATGGCGGCCTTCGCGCGGTCCCAGCAGCGTGTTGTGGCGGCCATGCATGCGAGCCCGACGACCGGAACGCCGATGGAGCGCTTCGAGGTCATGCTGGACCGGTATCTGAACTTCATCGCGCTGGACCCGCTCCGGTCGCGGCTGTTCCTGGTCGAGGTGTACGCAGCCGGACCGGAGGCCATGCGTCGGCGCGTCGAACTGCAGCAGGAGTTCGTCAAGGCCGCCGCGAAGGTGTTCAACGCTCGCAGTGCAGCCGACCGTTTCGCCTGTCAGGCGTTGGTGTCCGCGATCTCCGCGCTGGTCACCAATGCGCTGGCCGATGGTGACGCGGCTGCGGTGACGGCATTGAAGAAGCCACTTCTGGGCTTCGCGAGCAAAGCGATGAACCAGCAGTGA
- a CDS encoding esterase-like activity of phytase family protein: MTASHVARATATAAIMAFVLAACSRETPDETPAPDLPPRASAAVDFDLPDAERYHRLATYPVYLNAAAEERDDETVAEISTVTPDGNTVIYTDAAGKRIGFLDIRDPANPVGQGTLSLSELGNADDQPTSVAAVGEYVLVVIDTTGGDFANPSGRVDVVRVADRTRVHSVDLGGQPDSIAIAEDGSFAAIAIENQRDEEFTPPGADEGDLPQPPTGFVALLDLVGAPDTWTSRRVDFDVEAARSAGLDTPDDLEPEYVSINSRGQVAVTLQENNGIAIIDGRTGEVEKIFSAGSQSVSGIDTVEDGQIDQSGSITDLPREPDAIGWIGDSHVTTANEGDWKGGTRGWTIFDAGTGDVVWDAANTFEQLAVRAGLHIESRAESKGPEPEGLAITEIGGRPVALVASERSNFVAVYDVSDVTAPVFRQILPTTPGPEGVLAVPARDLLVISSEADDAEAGVRASVSIYGFGQRYAATGGQPPFPSIVSGDVDGTPIGWGALGALTADPADANRLYTSTDNAYGPARVLGIDLTQTPALIDTELPITDGGEPVTLDVEGIAAKPDGGFVLAVEGEDGPGNQLVFVGADGAIETRVSLPTDIATGLGSQGLEGVAVDNGTVWVALQREVQTDPDGVARLGRYTVADDSWEWFGYQLESTDTDRDWIGLSEIQVHDDSLLVLERDKLNGPDARVKAIYRVAVPDSEGTTGTAAPQVLPKTLARDVLPDLQATRGYTQEKVEGFAVAGNGRLYVVTDNDGLDDASGETVFLDLGPAADALSR; this comes from the coding sequence ATGACGGCCTCGCATGTGGCCCGCGCGACGGCGACCGCGGCGATCATGGCGTTCGTGCTGGCGGCGTGCTCGCGCGAGACACCAGACGAGACGCCCGCCCCGGACCTGCCCCCGCGCGCGTCGGCGGCCGTCGACTTCGACCTTCCCGACGCCGAGCGCTATCACCGTCTGGCCACCTACCCGGTGTATCTGAACGCTGCGGCCGAGGAACGAGACGACGAGACGGTCGCCGAGATCTCCACCGTCACCCCCGACGGGAACACTGTCATCTACACCGATGCGGCCGGCAAGCGCATCGGCTTCCTCGATATTCGGGATCCCGCCAATCCTGTTGGTCAGGGCACTCTTTCGTTGTCAGAGCTCGGCAATGCCGACGATCAGCCCACCTCGGTGGCAGCGGTCGGCGAGTACGTGTTGGTCGTCATCGACACCACCGGCGGTGACTTCGCCAACCCGTCCGGTCGCGTCGACGTCGTCCGCGTCGCCGATCGCACCCGGGTGCACAGCGTCGATCTCGGCGGCCAACCCGACTCGATCGCCATCGCCGAGGACGGGTCCTTCGCCGCGATCGCCATCGAGAACCAGCGCGACGAAGAGTTCACCCCGCCCGGAGCCGACGAAGGTGACCTCCCGCAACCACCCACCGGTTTCGTCGCGCTGCTCGACCTCGTGGGCGCGCCCGACACGTGGACCTCGCGGCGCGTCGACTTCGACGTCGAGGCGGCGCGAAGCGCAGGCCTGGACACCCCCGATGACCTCGAACCGGAGTACGTCAGCATCAATTCCCGCGGTCAGGTCGCGGTGACGCTGCAGGAGAACAACGGCATCGCGATCATCGACGGCCGCACCGGCGAGGTCGAGAAGATCTTCAGCGCCGGCAGCCAGTCGGTCAGCGGAATCGACACCGTCGAGGACGGTCAGATCGACCAGAGCGGTTCGATCACCGACCTCCCACGTGAACCCGACGCCATCGGCTGGATCGGTGACAGCCACGTCACCACCGCCAACGAGGGTGACTGGAAGGGCGGCACCCGCGGTTGGACGATCTTCGACGCCGGCACCGGCGATGTCGTCTGGGACGCCGCAAACACCTTCGAACAGTTGGCCGTGCGCGCCGGCCTGCACATCGAGAGTCGCGCCGAGTCCAAGGGGCCCGAGCCCGAAGGTCTTGCGATCACCGAGATCGGCGGACGCCCGGTGGCGCTCGTCGCGTCGGAGCGCAGCAACTTCGTGGCGGTCTACGACGTCAGCGACGTCACCGCCCCGGTGTTCCGGCAGATCCTGCCGACCACTCCCGGCCCGGAGGGCGTGCTGGCCGTCCCGGCACGTGACCTGCTGGTCATCTCGTCGGAAGCCGACGACGCCGAGGCCGGTGTGCGTGCCTCGGTGAGCATCTACGGCTTCGGCCAGCGATACGCCGCCACCGGTGGCCAACCGCCGTTCCCGTCGATCGTGTCCGGCGACGTCGACGGCACCCCGATCGGGTGGGGTGCGCTCGGTGCGCTGACGGCTGATCCGGCCGACGCGAACCGCCTCTACACCAGCACCGACAATGCGTACGGGCCGGCGCGCGTTCTCGGTATCGACCTGACGCAGACCCCGGCGCTGATCGATACCGAACTGCCGATCACCGACGGTGGTGAACCGGTCACCCTCGATGTCGAGGGCATCGCGGCCAAACCTGACGGCGGCTTCGTGCTGGCGGTCGAGGGCGAGGACGGCCCAGGCAACCAGTTGGTGTTCGTCGGCGCCGACGGCGCGATCGAGACTCGGGTGTCGCTGCCCACCGATATCGCCACGGGCCTGGGCAGCCAAGGGTTGGAAGGCGTCGCGGTCGACAACGGCACGGTGTGGGTGGCCCTGCAGCGGGAGGTGCAGACCGATCCGGACGGTGTGGCCCGACTCGGCCGCTACACTGTGGCCGACGACAGCTGGGAATGGTTCGGCTATCAGCTCGAGTCGACCGACACCGACCGCGACTGGATCGGGCTGTCCGAGATCCAGGTGCACGACGACTCGCTGCTGGTCCTGGAGCGCGACAAGCTCAACGGTCCCGACGCCCGGGTGAAGGCCATCTACCGGGTGGCCGTCCCCGACAGCGAGGGCACGACGGGTACCGCGGCGCCCCAGGTTCTGCCGAAGACGTTGGCACGCGACGTCCTTCCGGATCTGCAGGCCACCCGCGGCTACACCCAGGAGAAGGTCGAGGGCTTCGCCGTCGCCGGCAACGGCAGGCTCTATGTGGTCACCGACAACGACGGTCTCGACGACGCCAGCGGTGAAACCGTTTTCCTCGACCTCGGACCGGCAGCCGACGCACTATCCCGGTAA
- a CDS encoding molybdopterin-dependent oxidoreductase — translation MTLDAPKQLTIVRGACPHDCPDTCAMLYHVEDGKLVDVKGDPDHPMTRGGLCVKVKNFHEHHYQPDRLLYPMRRVGAKGAGEFERISWEEALAEIKARWTEIIDTYGSQAIMPHAYLGHQGVLNGLTSGDAFFNRLGSTVAEKTYCESGSSTAWHMTVGGSGGLDVESMAHAKYIIVWGMNMTSTNLHGWPFLLEARKNHGAKIVVIDPVRNRTARQADWHIPIRPGTDGALAMGMMHEIIAQGLVDTDYVENYTVGYDELADRAAQYPPERVEEITGIPADDVRRLAFEYATTQPAAIRQGVALERSRGGGQAIRAITCLPALVGAWRHVGGGTMEMPIWEFPTKFDEICKPEWIPEGTRVVNELDLGMALTGEMELDPPIKSLFVYNSNPVSQGPAQQKTMQGLMREDLFTVVSEHFITDTAKFADLLLPATMQAEQLDIMVTWGHLYISLNQPAIEPPGECVPNVELFRRLARTMEFDAESMAYWERTDREMLIDFHDWDAPALEGITYEKLEDLGWMRLNVGTPDVRAPHAQGNFPTPSGKCEFKSSLAEGGNFVVPVWRSMYEAMQPGGYVDPLPDYVPPFESPQSNPELAERFPLSIISPKPHAFLNSQYGNSADKQKVQGEQRVFIHPADAAERGIAEGELVRVFNDRGAFQGPAAYDDGLLPGLVMANVGHWQDKSSGTTVNAITADRHCGLGNAGVYGDNLVEVEKFDEQALEREAS, via the coding sequence GTGACACTCGACGCGCCCAAGCAACTGACGATCGTGCGGGGTGCCTGCCCGCACGACTGCCCCGACACCTGCGCGATGCTCTACCACGTCGAAGACGGCAAACTTGTTGATGTCAAAGGAGATCCGGACCATCCGATGACCCGCGGTGGGCTGTGCGTCAAGGTCAAGAACTTTCACGAGCACCACTACCAGCCCGATCGCCTGCTCTACCCGATGCGCCGGGTCGGCGCCAAGGGTGCCGGCGAGTTCGAACGGATCAGCTGGGAGGAGGCGCTGGCCGAGATCAAAGCCCGGTGGACGGAGATCATCGACACCTACGGCAGCCAGGCGATCATGCCGCACGCCTACCTCGGCCATCAGGGCGTGCTCAACGGGCTCACCTCGGGCGACGCGTTCTTCAACCGGTTGGGCTCCACCGTCGCAGAGAAGACCTACTGCGAATCGGGATCCTCGACCGCCTGGCACATGACGGTCGGAGGATCGGGCGGGCTGGACGTCGAGTCGATGGCCCACGCGAAGTACATCATCGTCTGGGGCATGAACATGACCAGCACGAACCTGCACGGCTGGCCGTTCCTGCTGGAGGCGCGCAAGAACCACGGCGCCAAGATCGTCGTGATCGACCCGGTGCGCAATCGCACTGCCCGACAGGCGGATTGGCACATCCCGATCCGTCCCGGCACCGACGGCGCTCTGGCGATGGGGATGATGCACGAGATCATCGCCCAGGGCCTGGTCGACACCGACTACGTCGAGAACTACACGGTCGGCTACGACGAACTCGCCGACCGCGCCGCGCAGTACCCGCCCGAACGCGTCGAGGAGATCACCGGCATCCCGGCCGACGACGTCCGCAGGCTCGCCTTCGAGTACGCCACCACCCAGCCCGCGGCGATCCGACAGGGTGTCGCTTTGGAGCGCAGTCGTGGCGGAGGTCAGGCGATCCGCGCCATCACCTGCCTGCCCGCCCTGGTCGGCGCGTGGCGCCATGTCGGCGGTGGCACCATGGAGATGCCGATCTGGGAGTTCCCGACCAAGTTCGACGAGATCTGCAAACCGGAATGGATCCCTGAGGGCACCCGGGTGGTCAACGAACTCGATCTCGGCATGGCGCTGACCGGCGAGATGGAACTCGACCCGCCGATCAAGTCGCTGTTCGTGTACAACTCGAACCCCGTCTCGCAAGGTCCCGCGCAGCAGAAGACGATGCAGGGGCTGATGCGCGAGGACCTGTTCACCGTCGTCAGCGAGCACTTCATCACCGACACAGCGAAATTCGCCGACCTGCTGCTGCCGGCGACGATGCAAGCCGAGCAGCTCGACATCATGGTCACCTGGGGCCATCTGTACATCTCGCTGAACCAGCCCGCGATCGAGCCGCCCGGGGAGTGCGTGCCCAACGTCGAGCTGTTTCGGCGACTTGCGAGAACCATGGAGTTCGACGCGGAATCCATGGCCTACTGGGAACGCACCGACCGGGAGATGCTCATCGATTTCCACGACTGGGATGCGCCGGCGCTGGAGGGCATCACCTACGAGAAGCTCGAAGACCTCGGTTGGATGCGGCTGAACGTCGGAACCCCCGACGTCCGAGCACCGCACGCGCAGGGCAATTTCCCGACGCCGTCGGGCAAGTGCGAGTTCAAATCCAGCCTCGCCGAGGGCGGCAACTTCGTGGTGCCGGTGTGGCGGTCGATGTATGAGGCGATGCAGCCCGGCGGTTACGTCGACCCGCTGCCCGACTACGTGCCGCCGTTCGAGTCACCGCAGTCCAACCCCGAACTCGCCGAACGCTTCCCGCTGTCGATCATCTCGCCCAAACCGCACGCCTTCCTCAACAGCCAGTACGGAAACTCCGCGGACAAGCAGAAGGTGCAGGGCGAGCAGCGGGTGTTCATCCATCCCGCCGACGCAGCCGAGCGCGGCATCGCCGAGGGAGAGCTGGTCCGCGTCTTCAACGACCGGGGTGCCTTCCAGGGTCCGGCCGCCTACGACGACGGCCTGCTTCCCGGGTTGGTCATGGCCAATGTCGGGCATTGGCAGGACAAATCATCAGGCACCACGGTCAATGCGATCACCGCCGACCGGCACTGCGGGCTCGGTAACGCCGGTGTCTACGGTGACAACCTGGTCGAGGTCGAGAAGTTCGATGAGCAGGCCCTGGAAAGAGAAGCCAGCTGA